The DNA segment CATTTTTAAAATTGCATCCGTATCTTCCAGATCTTTGATGTTTATATATTTTTCAAGATTTGTAAGATAGTCAGAAATTTCTTCATAATTCTGTGGCGGAGTATGTAGTGTTTCACCAGTCTTTGTATTCATAATCACTGTACCCGGAAGCTTTCGTAAATCTCCTGCTTCCGGTTCAACAATGTGGTGAATTTGAATTATATGATTTACGCTCAAAAATCCATTTTCTTTTACAAGATTATAGCCTTTGAGCATTGCCTGACGATAATTCAAAACTTCCTTTGATGCGGGATTTGTTTTTGAATAAGACATTTCCTTAAAGATTTCGTCAAAAGTAGTAACAATGTTTTCTATTTCTGAAGATTCCTTAGCCTCGCCTAATGTAATGGCATTAAAAATAACATAAGGATTTGGCAGCAAATTAATTGCACCATTAAGCTGTCCAAGTTTATGATTGGCATTATTAAGAGCCTTGAGAATCTGAATATCGTCAAAATCAATATTATACGGAAGTTTAGTCATTAACTCTATTTTCCGCCTGTTTGTGCATATTGTCAAGATATGCACAATATTTTTTATATTTTGTGCATGAAGTGTATATTTGCACAAAATAGGGGAAATTTTCCTCTAATTTCCCCTATTTTCCCTTATTTCATACGTTCTATTTCGCAAAAACGATAAATTTTCAATTTTGCGAAACGGATTCATACAAAAATATCTCTCAGTTCATCAACTTACCATCAACTTAAATTATTACGATTACAACTATATCTAGTGTTACTTTTGGAATATTCTTTAATAAATACCACTAGAAATAAAAAACTATCAACTTACCGTCAACTTAACTATTACGCCCAGCTTGGAACATAACTTTTATATCTTGGAGCTGTTGTTTCATCAAAAACCTTTATAAGATTTTTAGAAACAGCATCTGCAATTAATCGAGAGATAATGGCTTTATTCTTTTCTTCAATACCAAATCTTTCTCTTAAAGACTGATTTGTTAAATGCTCTCCTTTTAGGTATTGCAAGCATGCATGCAAATAAACAGACCATAATTTATCTTCTGTTGAAATATTATTAAAGGAAAGATTTGAGTAAAGAATTACTCTAGTATTTTCTTCATATAAAACAATTTTAGGCGCTGGTAAATGTTTTAATTCACATTCAATAGTTATACGATCCCAACCAGAACCTAATTCTTCACATAATTTTAATCTTCTCATTAATGAAGAAAGAGCTTCATTTCTTGATTTTGGCGGATTATCGATAATTCGCTTAATATCAATGAGAGGTGTACCAGGATTTGTAATTTCAATTCTATTTCCAAAAATTTCTACTAATGGTGCTGAACCTGGTATTGTAAAATCCTGGTGTATAAGAGCATTTGCCATAATTTCGCGAAGAGCAACCATAGGATATTTTGTTACAGTTTTTCGTACAGACTCTGTAATTACTTCTTCAGATGGTAATAAAGCCTCTAAATATTGCATTAAACCTTCAAAACCTACCGCATATCCTTTATGCCCGCTATATTCCTTCAAAATTCTAAGTTTTGTGTCATCTTCATACTGAATAAGACGAATTGCTTTTCTACTGACTGAAGGAAAATCTTCTATTCGTTTTGCAAAAAGTAATGCCCCTAAATTTGTAATAGAATATAACCCATTATCTTGTTTTACTACGATTTTATCTTCTAAAGCATAATGCAAAATTCCATCCTGATTTGATGGTACAGTAATATTTTGGAGTTCAAAATATACAGAGAAATCTAATAATGAAAAAATATCTCCTTTTTGTAATTCAGGTTTTGCAGCTTGTGTTTCAAAATTTGTAAGTCGAAGCTTATCCCAAAGTTGAGCTTCCTGTGTAGGATAATCTCTAAGAGGTTTTGTATATGAACCGATTCTGATATATGAATCTTTTTTAAATGTAACTGGTTGGCCTGTTGTCCTTTTTATAACAAGTACTACGATTTTTTTACCTTCAATTTCTGTGTCTTCAAATTCGAAATCGGCATTTTTTGAAAGAAGATTTCTGAGCCAACTTTCTATTTCTTGATTCCCATTCAATTTTGAAAAACGATTATAATTTGTTCCTTATAATTTCATGATTTGTATCATCAACACCCCAAATCATATAGGCCTGATCTTTACCACGATAAGTTGCAGAATTTGCCAAAGCGCTTATATCTTTACCAATCATTTCTGGGTCAAAATTATTACACTTAAATTCCAACCAATCAGTTTCATTCGGGAGAGAAACTAATTGTTTAACCAGTAAATCTAGATTTTCCATAACTATTTTACCTCCAGTTTGCCGCTCATCAGGCGTGGTAACAACAGATTACGCTGTTGGGTTAGGATTGTTATTTGTTTTCGCAGATTTCTTATTTTTGCATAAATCACTTCTTGTTTTTTACCAAATTCAGAAATAATCGAGTTTTCCGGTACTAATATTTTGAAATTTCTCATAAAATCTAAGCCTAGAAATTGCTGTGTTGAGCCATTTGTTTGAGCTGAAAATAATTGTTGGCAAGAATCACTTGTTATTAAATAATAAAGATACATTGATTTTTCAATTGTCTCAGGTTTAAAGATAATCATATTTTTGACACTAAATTCTCTGTCATACTCTACTAAACAAGAATTTCCAACAGTTCCAATATTACTGAATAATATATCTCCAGTTTTTAATCCACTTCGTTTTTTGATTTTTTCGTGATCTTCAATACTAATATTATATGGAATGGAAAAATCTATTTCACCTTTTTTTACAGCTTTTCCAGTTACAAGCGGAATGCCTTCCTCAACTTGTAAAGGTGTGTCATGAGTGCCATCTGTAATCTTACAATAATTTGATAAACGCTCTACCTTCCACCCCTTAGGAATTCCATTTTCAAACTCGGTGGTTTGCCAGCCGGGGAAACGGAAGCGGACGAACCATTCTTTGTAGAGTTCGCTGGCGGCGGTTTGCAGGGCTTCTATCTGCTTTTTGTAGTTTTGTATGAGGTTGTCGTAGGCTGATAGTATTGAGGCGATTTTTTGTTGGGTGGGGAGAGGTACGTATGGAAAATTAAACTTTCCAAATACACGGGCATTCATTCCTGGCTGTGCAGAACCACTGATATAATTATTTACAAAGCCATACCACAATTTGCTTTTTAAAACATATTTGACATATAGAGGGAATAGTTTCTTTTTATCGTAATTAAATCTTATCAAATATGATGCAAAAATAAAATTTTTAAATGAATCATCTACAATCAAATTATATCCTGTTGTTGCACCAGTTCGTGCAATCAGCAAATCACCATCAGTAATCATATATTGGGCTTTCTTTTCTTCGGGTATTTTGCAAAATGGAACAGTTTCTTTTTCAACAAAATAAGGAACAATATCAGTTATTCGTAAATACTTGCAATCACCATTTTCAAAAGATGTCTCATCTGCAGTGTAGCCATATTGAGTAGAGTCTATAAAATTTTGGAATTTAATATATTCTGTTTTCATTTTCCTAATTCTCTTTTATAAATCCCAAATCAAGTTCGGGATGACAGTTTTCACAGAGACGCCGTTAGGCGGCTCAAATCCGTGTGACAATTCTACCCGCCTGAATTTAACTAAACAACGGTTCTATCTTCCAATCAGCAGGGAACCCCATTGATGGTAATTGCTCTGGTCTTACCATCTTCATAAGTTCCTTTAAGTCCGCCACAAACGTATTATTAGGATTACAAATATCTAAAAAATTTTTAATAATACATATCGCAGCATAAACTCGGTTAGGATTGGGCCAAGAGCTGACCCAATTGCCTTTCTGCGGAACGACAAAAAGTGGTGTTGTTATCAATTGACGGGAATAAAGTCGCCCATGATGAGCACATATGTTTCTGACTGTATTTATCACTTGAAACCAAGTTGCAAGTTTGTTACCATCAGCTTTTTCAAAACCAAAATAATTGCAGATGCTTTCTTTTTCTGCAAGCTGAGGCTTCATATTCTTAAAGAATTTACTTATCGGTCCAAAACTAGAAGTTTCAAAAATCATCCATGCAGGTGGATTCGGAGATTCTGGATATTTCGTTTCATAATGATTTTTAAATTCTTCAGAAGCCCTGTTCCAATCGCTCTGTAAAAACGAAAAATCAGAATTGAATGCATTCTGGCTTTTAAATAAACGGTTGTTCAGATACCAAGTTGCACCCAATGTCAGAGAAACTAGTGTCATGCGAGTTTTTAATGCAGTCTCTATAAAACTTATGCTAGAAAACAACAAAGTTCGCAATTTTAGATCAAAATTATAATCATTCCAAATATAAGACCATTTTACATTTGGCAAAAACGGGGAATTAAGAACGGTATTATCTTGATATGGATATGTATAGCCACGTAATTTATAATAATTTATGGATTGAAATATCTCCGTCAATTCTTTTTCTGAAACTTCTTGTAATCCATTTGAAATTAGTTTATGCGCCAGGTATTTAGGTGTTCGAGGTGGTTTTGAAAAAATCATTTTGTCCTCCTGATAGAAAACTCAAAAGGGCAAAAAAATAACCCCACGTGAGACGCATTGTTAAGAGGCGTGCAGGGTCTTGTTACCCTTAATATATAACCATTATTTAAAATTGTCAATTTCTCTTTCATTCCCCAAACAACTCCTTCAAATTATCTGCAATCTGTTTTTCGAGAGTTGCGGCTTCTTTGCTTAAAGTTTCAAGTTCGTTGTTGAGGCCCAGCATTTTGGCTTTGAACTCAGCTTCGGTCATGCCATCGTCTTCGATTACAACTCCTACGTAGCG comes from the Treponema rectale genome and includes:
- a CDS encoding ATP-binding protein, which translates into the protein MNGNQEIESWLRNLLSKNADFEFEDTEIEGKKIVVLVIKRTTGQPVTFKKDSYIRIGSYTKPLRDYPTQEAQLWDKLRLTNFETQAAKPELQKGDIFSLLDFSVYFELQNITVPSNQDGILHYALEDKIVVKQDNGLYSITNLGALLFAKRIEDFPSVSRKAIRLIQYEDDTKLRILKEYSGHKGYAVGFEGLMQYLEALLPSEEVITESVRKTVTKYPMVALREIMANALIHQDFTIPGSAPLVEIFGNRIEITNPGTPLIDIKRIIDNPPKSRNEALSSLMRRLKLCEELGSGWDRITIECELKHLPAPKIVLYEENTRVILYSNLSFNNISTEDKLWSVYLHACLQYLKGEHLTNQSLRERFGIEEKNKAIISRLIADAVSKNLIKVFDETTAPRYKSYVPSWA
- a CDS encoding AlbA family DNA-binding domain-containing protein; this encodes MENLDLLVKQLVSLPNETDWLEFKCNNFDPEMIGKDISALANSATYRGKDQAYMIWGVDDTNHEIIRNKL
- a CDS encoding restriction endonuclease subunit S produces the protein MKTEYIKFQNFIDSTQYGYTADETSFENGDCKYLRITDIVPYFVEKETVPFCKIPEEKKAQYMITDGDLLIARTGATTGYNLIVDDSFKNFIFASYLIRFNYDKKKLFPLYVKYVLKSKLWYGFVNNYISGSAQPGMNARVFGKFNFPYVPLPTQQKIASILSAYDNLIQNYKKQIEALQTAASELYKEWFVRFRFPGWQTTEFENGIPKGWKVERLSNYCKITDGTHDTPLQVEEGIPLVTGKAVKKGEIDFSIPYNISIEDHEKIKKRSGLKTGDILFSNIGTVGNSCLVEYDREFSVKNMIIFKPETIEKSMYLYYLITSDSCQQLFSAQTNGSTQQFLGLDFMRNFKILVPENSIISEFGKKQEVIYAKIRNLRKQITILTQQRNLLLPRLMSGKLEVK
- a CDS encoding Abi family protein → MIFSKPPRTPKYLAHKLISNGLQEVSEKELTEIFQSINYYKLRGYTYPYQDNTVLNSPFLPNVKWSYIWNDYNFDLKLRTLLFSSISFIETALKTRMTLVSLTLGATWYLNNRLFKSQNAFNSDFSFLQSDWNRASEEFKNHYETKYPESPNPPAWMIFETSSFGPISKFFKNMKPQLAEKESICNYFGFEKADGNKLATWFQVINTVRNICAHHGRLYSRQLITTPLFVVPQKGNWVSSWPNPNRVYAAICIIKNFLDICNPNNTFVADLKELMKMVRPEQLPSMGFPADWKIEPLFS